Proteins from a single region of Corynebacterium casei LMG S-19264:
- a CDS encoding phosphoribosyl-ATP diphosphatase produces MKNFETLFNELAQKASERPEGSGTVEALDKGAHFIGKKIIEEAGEVWIASEYQSDEELAEEMSQLIYWTQVMMHHRGIALEDIYKYL; encoded by the coding sequence GTGAAGAACTTTGAGACTTTGTTTAATGAATTGGCACAGAAGGCCAGCGAGCGCCCTGAGGGCTCTGGCACGGTTGAAGCATTAGACAAGGGCGCCCATTTCATCGGCAAGAAAATCATTGAAGAAGCCGGTGAAGTCTGGATTGCGTCGGAATACCAGTCCGATGAGGAACTGGCCGAAGAAATGTCGCAGCTTATTTACTGGACCCAGGTGATGATGCACCATCGTGGCATCGCTCTGGAAGATATCTACAAGTACCTGTAA
- a CDS encoding HAD family hydrolase: MKKPLAIFWDMDGTLTNSELLWEEATYFLSEILGKRLTPEQRQLTVGSTFENTLRICAEAAGVELTEEDFPKYQALTFNKTHELFAERLEVFPGIQNLLTQLKSDEMPMFVTTNTVRHVADSAIDTVGRHFFTDTICGDEVAEGKPAPDMYLEAARRAGVAPSDALVFEDSTTGMRAALKAGCNVIGLPEHDGVEIPEGAVNIKDLSGNKHLDGAKVEDVYAWFARISG; this comes from the coding sequence ATGAAGAAACCTCTCGCCATTTTCTGGGATATGGACGGCACCTTGACCAACTCGGAGTTACTGTGGGAGGAAGCTACCTACTTCCTTTCAGAGATTCTGGGCAAGCGCCTGACCCCCGAACAACGCCAACTGACTGTTGGTTCAACATTTGAGAACACACTGCGGATCTGCGCTGAGGCCGCCGGTGTTGAACTCACAGAAGAGGATTTTCCGAAGTACCAGGCACTGACTTTCAACAAGACGCACGAGCTGTTCGCCGAGCGCCTCGAGGTATTTCCAGGGATTCAGAATCTGCTCACGCAGCTCAAAAGCGATGAAATGCCAATGTTCGTGACCACCAATACCGTCCGCCACGTGGCAGATTCCGCAATCGATACCGTTGGACGGCACTTTTTCACTGACACCATCTGTGGAGATGAAGTGGCGGAAGGAAAACCTGCGCCAGATATGTACCTTGAGGCAGCGCGCAGAGCCGGTGTAGCACCGTCTGATGCCTTGGTGTTTGAAGATTCCACGACCGGCATGCGCGCGGCGCTGAAGGCAGGATGCAACGTCATCGGGCTGCCAGAACACGACGGGGTGGAGATTCCTGAGGGTGCGGTCAACATCAAGGATTTGAGCGGAAATAAGCACCTGGACGGCGCAAAGGTTGAGGATGTCTACGCGTGGTTTGCCCGCATTTCGGGGTGA
- a CDS encoding undecaprenyl-diphosphate phosphatase: protein MSWIQVIVLSIVQGLTEFLPVSSSGHLRIVSELFWGQDAGASFTAVIQLGTELAVVVFFAKMIWQILTGWFKGWVDKESRGQDWKMGWFVIVGSIPIGILGLLGKDLIRDALRNLWITASMLILFSLVFIVAERVGKKNRGFDDLTMKDAIVMGLCQCLALIPGVSRSGGTISGGLFLGLDREVATRFSFLLAIPAVLASGLFSLPDAFDPAAGQAASGMQLLVGTSIAFVVGYASIAWLLKFVSNHSFEWFAAYRIPVGIFVMILLAIGVLQPY, encoded by the coding sequence ATGTCCTGGATTCAGGTCATCGTCTTGTCCATCGTCCAGGGCCTTACCGAATTCCTTCCCGTCAGCTCCTCTGGCCACTTGAGGATCGTCTCCGAGCTGTTCTGGGGGCAGGATGCTGGTGCTTCCTTCACCGCCGTTATCCAGCTGGGCACTGAGCTGGCCGTAGTGGTTTTCTTTGCCAAGATGATCTGGCAAATCCTCACCGGCTGGTTCAAGGGCTGGGTGGACAAGGAATCCCGTGGGCAAGATTGGAAGATGGGCTGGTTTGTCATCGTCGGTTCCATCCCAATCGGCATTCTTGGCCTGCTGGGCAAGGACCTGATCCGTGATGCCCTGCGCAACCTGTGGATTACTGCGTCCATGCTGATCCTGTTCTCGTTGGTCTTTATCGTCGCAGAGCGCGTTGGTAAGAAGAACCGGGGATTCGATGATCTGACCATGAAAGACGCTATTGTCATGGGCCTGTGTCAGTGTCTGGCACTTATTCCAGGCGTTTCCCGCTCCGGCGGCACCATTTCAGGTGGTTTGTTCCTGGGACTCGACCGTGAGGTAGCAACCCGTTTCTCCTTCTTGCTAGCTATCCCAGCGGTTCTTGCTTCGGGCCTTTTCTCGCTTCCTGATGCCTTTGATCCGGCAGCAGGTCAGGCAGCATCAGGCATGCAGCTTCTAGTGGGTACATCCATTGCCTTTGTTGTTGGTTATGCATCGATTGCTTGGTTGCTGAAGTTTGTCTCCAACCACTCCTTCGAATGGTTTGCGGCATACCGCATCCCAGTCGGCATCTTCGTCATGATTCTGCTGGCCATCGGAGTACTGCAGCCTTATTAA
- a CDS encoding quinone-dependent dihydroorotate dehydrogenase, which yields MNFVNKLGSNAGRLATAARQGAYDVALKTMFKIDPEHIHIMANQLMGGINRFSPAYKVLGAVLPVNDPVLEQEVFGVHFPRPLGLAAGFDKNAAAADSWSAVGFGYAELGTITAKGQPGNPQPRLFRLPEDKAILNRMGFNNAGASEAARNLHKRKTDSIIGINIGKTKLTPAEEAVDDYRRSASLLGDLANFLVVNVSSPNTPGLRDLQAVESLRPILRAVQESTSVPVLVKIAPDLSDEDVDAVADLAVELGLAGIVATNTTISREGLNSDDQFVREMGAGGISGAPVAARSLEVLKRLYARVGGKLVIISVGGISTPEQAWERITSGASLLQGYTGLIYGGPDWIRDIHKGIAAQIRAHGLSNITEAIGSNLHWKRV from the coding sequence ATGAATTTTGTTAACAAGCTCGGATCAAATGCAGGCCGTTTGGCTACGGCGGCACGCCAGGGGGCATATGATGTCGCGCTGAAGACGATGTTCAAGATTGATCCTGAGCACATTCACATCATGGCGAACCAGCTCATGGGTGGAATCAATCGCTTCTCACCTGCCTACAAGGTTTTGGGTGCAGTCCTGCCGGTTAATGACCCAGTGCTGGAACAGGAAGTCTTTGGCGTGCACTTTCCTCGCCCACTCGGATTGGCTGCGGGTTTTGATAAGAACGCAGCGGCCGCTGACTCTTGGTCAGCAGTTGGCTTTGGCTACGCGGAGCTAGGCACTATTACCGCGAAGGGACAGCCGGGCAACCCACAGCCTCGCCTGTTCCGTCTTCCCGAAGATAAGGCAATCCTGAACCGCATGGGGTTCAACAACGCTGGCGCATCTGAGGCAGCCCGCAATCTGCATAAGCGCAAGACTGACAGCATCATCGGCATCAATATCGGCAAGACCAAGCTGACTCCGGCGGAAGAGGCTGTTGATGACTACCGGCGTTCCGCCTCTCTTCTGGGCGATCTGGCAAACTTCCTGGTGGTCAATGTTTCCTCCCCTAATACCCCGGGATTGCGTGACTTGCAGGCTGTTGAGTCATTGCGCCCAATTCTCAGGGCGGTCCAGGAATCTACTTCCGTTCCTGTTCTCGTCAAAATTGCTCCGGATCTTTCCGATGAAGACGTGGATGCGGTAGCTGACCTCGCTGTTGAGTTGGGTCTGGCCGGCATCGTCGCAACCAACACCACAATCTCGCGTGAGGGCCTTAACTCCGACGACCAATTCGTACGCGAGATGGGCGCTGGCGGTATTTCTGGTGCCCCAGTTGCGGCGCGCTCGCTTGAGGTTCTTAAGCGCCTCTACGCACGTGTTGGTGGCAAGCTAGTCATCATTTCCGTGGGTGGTATTTCTACTCCTGAACAAGCCTGGGAAAGGATCACCAGCGGCGCTTCCCTGCTTCAGGGATACACCGGCCTGATTTACGGCGGACCAGACTGGATTCGGGATATTCACAAGGGAATTGCTGCCCAGATTCGCGCGCACGGACTCAGCAACATCACTGAGGCAATCGGCTCCAACTTGCACTGGAAGCGCGTCTAA
- the aspA gene encoding aspartate ammonia-lyase, with protein sequence MAKTSKKDESTQGKSSEAATTQAADTKETQEKAAHKATTNSSGLKGPAVDTKKAVKTTNMKTRTEEDLLGKLDVPADAFYGVHTMRALDNFQISYVTVNSIPEFIRGMVMVKKASAMANRRLHTLPKKKAEAIVWACDQVLNEGRCMDQFPLDVFQGGAGTSTNMNTNEVIANLALEYLGEEKGSYDVINPNDDVNMSQSTNDAYPTGFRLGLYFSLNNLIERIDLLQDSLSAKANEFQDILKMGRTQLQDAVPMTLGDEFKAFAHNLQEEQAILRNAQSMLLEINLGATAIGTGVNTPAGYRHQVVAALSEVSGLEIKTARDLIEATSDCGAYVLLHSSIKRTAMKLSKICNDLRLLASGPRAGLGEINLPPRQAGSSIMPGKVNPVIPEVVNQVCFKVFGNDQTVTMAAEAGQLQLNVMEPVIGEALFQSIRIMGNAVDTLREKCIVDITANPEVCRNYVVNSIGIVTYLNPFIGHHNGDLIAKESLETGRGVRDLVLDKGLMDEETLDKVLSVQNLMHPEFRGQLYIDE encoded by the coding sequence ATGGCCAAAACCTCCAAGAAGGACGAGTCCACTCAGGGTAAGTCCTCCGAAGCAGCTACCACTCAGGCAGCTGACACCAAGGAGACTCAGGAGAAGGCAGCCCACAAGGCGACCACCAACTCATCCGGATTGAAGGGTCCAGCAGTCGACACCAAGAAGGCTGTTAAGACGACCAACATGAAAACCCGTACTGAAGAGGATTTGCTGGGCAAGCTTGATGTCCCAGCGGATGCCTTCTACGGCGTTCACACGATGCGTGCACTGGATAACTTCCAGATCTCGTATGTCACCGTTAACTCCATCCCGGAATTTATTCGCGGCATGGTGATGGTGAAGAAGGCGTCGGCTATGGCCAACCGTCGTTTGCACACCTTGCCAAAGAAGAAGGCAGAGGCCATTGTCTGGGCATGTGACCAGGTTCTGAATGAAGGACGTTGCATGGACCAGTTCCCACTGGATGTATTCCAGGGTGGCGCTGGTACTTCTACCAACATGAACACCAATGAGGTTATTGCCAACCTTGCTTTGGAGTACTTGGGCGAAGAAAAGGGCAGCTACGACGTCATCAACCCAAACGATGACGTGAACATGTCTCAGTCCACCAACGACGCATACCCAACCGGTTTCCGTCTGGGCCTGTACTTTTCCCTGAACAATCTCATCGAGCGCATTGACCTGCTGCAAGACTCTCTGTCCGCTAAGGCCAATGAGTTTCAGGACATTTTGAAGATGGGCCGTACTCAGCTTCAGGACGCTGTCCCAATGACCTTGGGTGATGAGTTCAAGGCTTTCGCGCATAACCTTCAGGAAGAGCAGGCGATCCTGCGCAACGCGCAGAGCATGCTCCTTGAGATAAACCTCGGCGCAACAGCTATCGGTACCGGCGTTAACACCCCTGCTGGCTACCGCCACCAGGTTGTTGCCGCTCTGAGCGAGGTCTCTGGTCTGGAAATCAAGACCGCGCGTGACCTTATCGAGGCAACCTCTGACTGTGGCGCTTATGTGCTGCTGCACTCCTCAATCAAGCGCACCGCCATGAAGCTGTCGAAGATCTGTAACGATCTCCGCCTGCTGGCTTCCGGTCCACGTGCTGGTCTGGGTGAAATCAACCTTCCTCCACGCCAGGCTGGTTCTTCGATCATGCCAGGTAAGGTCAACCCAGTTATTCCTGAGGTTGTTAACCAGGTTTGTTTCAAGGTCTTCGGCAATGACCAGACAGTAACCATGGCTGCTGAGGCAGGTCAGCTGCAGCTCAACGTCATGGAGCCAGTCATCGGTGAGGCACTGTTCCAGTCCATCCGTATCATGGGCAACGCTGTGGACACCCTGCGCGAGAAGTGCATCGTGGACATCACCGCTAACCCAGAGGTGTGCCGCAACTACGTGGTTAACTCCATCGGTATTGTTACCTACCTCAACCCATTCATCGGCCACCACAACGGTGACCTCATCGCGAAGGAATCCCTGGAAACCGGCCGCGGCGTTCGCGACCTCGTGCTAGATAAGGGCTTGATGGATGAGGAGACCCTGGACAAGGTTCTCTCCGTACAGAACCTGATGCACCCAGAGTTCCGCGGTCAGCTCTACATCGACGAATAA
- the hisG gene encoding ATP phosphoribosyltransferase — translation MIKIAVPNKGSLSEMAVKILSEAGYRSRGMTKALNIVDEANGVEFFFLRPKDIAIYVAKGLLDLGITGRDLAADSRVKVQELLPLGFGSSTFRYAAPKGQSWKVEDLDGKRIATSYPNVVRDYLAERGMKAEVIRLDGAVEISIKLGVADVIADVVSTGNTLRQQGLEPFGEPLIDSEAVVIKRVDTDVTEEEQVVLKRIQGILNAYNYLMIDYNIHTDNLDAATSITPGLTGPTVSPLARENWVAARAMVPKKQANQLMDELSKLGAEAILASELRIARI, via the coding sequence ATGATTAAGATTGCTGTTCCGAACAAGGGCTCGCTGTCTGAGATGGCAGTGAAAATTCTCAGCGAAGCCGGCTACAGGTCCCGTGGCATGACTAAGGCTTTGAACATTGTTGATGAGGCCAACGGGGTAGAGTTTTTCTTCCTGCGCCCCAAAGACATCGCCATTTACGTAGCTAAGGGCCTGCTCGACCTCGGCATTACTGGCCGCGACCTCGCCGCAGACTCCCGCGTCAAGGTTCAAGAACTCCTTCCACTGGGCTTTGGATCCTCAACCTTCCGCTACGCCGCACCAAAGGGCCAAAGCTGGAAGGTTGAAGACCTCGACGGCAAGCGCATTGCTACCTCTTACCCGAATGTTGTGCGTGACTACCTAGCTGAGCGCGGCATGAAGGCAGAGGTTATCCGACTCGATGGTGCCGTGGAAATTTCCATCAAACTTGGTGTCGCAGACGTCATTGCAGACGTTGTTTCCACTGGTAACACGCTGCGCCAGCAAGGTTTGGAACCTTTTGGTGAGCCACTGATTGATTCTGAGGCTGTGGTTATCAAGCGCGTCGACACGGATGTCACTGAGGAAGAGCAGGTTGTTCTCAAGCGCATTCAGGGCATCTTGAACGCCTACAACTACCTGATGATTGATTACAACATCCACACGGACAACCTGGATGCAGCAACCAGCATCACTCCGGGTCTGACCGGTCCGACGGTTTCGCCGCTCGCACGCGAAAATTGGGTCGCGGCGCGAGCCATGGTGCCGAAGAAGCAAGCGAACCAGCTCATGGACGAATTATCCAAATTAGGAGCCGAAGCAATCTTGGCTTCAGAGCTCCGGATTGCCCGCATTTAG
- the mshC gene encoding cysteine--1-D-myo-inosityl 2-amino-2-deoxy-alpha-D-glucopyranoside ligase produces the protein MKSWPIPSVPSVPGTAASLKLYDSADEKTKPVHVEGDTATMYVCGITPYDSTHLGHAATYVTFDVIYRMLLDQGHKVHYVQNITDVDDPLFERAERDGVDWRDLGDSQVDLFRSDMEQLAVLPPQDYIGAIESVDEVIGLTQKLLDNGAAYVVDDPDFPDVYASVDATAQFGYESNYDRETMKKFFAERGGDPDRAGKKDPLDALLWRAAREGEPSWESPFGAGRPGWHVECSAIATNRLGSSFLIQGGGSDLKFPHHEYSAAHAEAGHGVDRMAQFYVHAGMIGLEGTKMSKSLGNLVFVHKLVEQGIDPSAIRLGLYTNHYRDDRDWSDEVLNTGVARLNAWREAVSNAQNSADANADIDADGAMAAAEAAVASLRERLANDLDTAGALLAVDEWAKNPSTPEAAAVVAVAVDGLLGVRIS, from the coding sequence ATGAAATCTTGGCCAATTCCTTCAGTTCCATCCGTACCGGGCACCGCTGCATCGCTAAAGTTGTACGACTCTGCAGATGAGAAAACAAAGCCAGTACACGTTGAAGGCGATACCGCCACGATGTACGTGTGCGGCATTACGCCCTATGACTCCACCCACCTTGGCCATGCTGCAACATATGTGACCTTTGACGTTATCTATCGAATGCTGCTGGACCAGGGTCATAAGGTGCACTACGTGCAAAACATCACCGACGTCGATGATCCACTATTTGAACGCGCAGAACGTGATGGTGTTGATTGGCGCGATCTGGGCGACAGCCAGGTAGATTTGTTCCGTTCAGACATGGAACAATTGGCTGTTTTGCCACCGCAGGACTACATCGGGGCGATTGAGTCTGTCGATGAAGTCATCGGGCTGACCCAGAAACTGTTGGACAATGGCGCGGCCTACGTGGTCGATGATCCGGACTTCCCTGACGTTTATGCATCAGTTGACGCGACCGCACAGTTCGGCTATGAGTCCAACTATGACCGCGAAACGATGAAGAAGTTCTTTGCGGAGCGCGGTGGCGACCCTGACCGCGCGGGCAAGAAGGATCCTTTGGATGCTTTGCTCTGGCGCGCTGCGCGCGAAGGAGAGCCTTCCTGGGAATCACCATTCGGCGCAGGCCGCCCCGGCTGGCACGTTGAGTGTTCGGCGATTGCCACCAACCGTTTGGGTTCTTCGTTTTTGATTCAGGGCGGCGGTTCTGACCTGAAGTTCCCTCATCATGAGTACTCGGCAGCGCACGCTGAGGCGGGTCACGGCGTTGACCGCATGGCGCAGTTCTATGTCCATGCCGGCATGATTGGACTGGAAGGCACCAAGATGTCGAAGTCTTTGGGCAACCTAGTCTTCGTGCACAAGTTGGTGGAGCAGGGGATTGACCCTTCTGCGATCCGCCTGGGCCTTTACACCAATCACTACCGCGATGACCGTGACTGGTCGGATGAGGTCTTGAACACAGGTGTTGCCCGCCTTAACGCTTGGCGTGAGGCTGTCTCCAACGCTCAGAACTCTGCCGATGCCAATGCTGATATCGACGCTGATGGCGCGATGGCAGCTGCAGAAGCAGCGGTAGCTTCACTTCGTGAGCGACTAGCGAATGATCTGGATACCGCTGGAGCATTGCTTGCTGTCGATGAGTGGGCGAAGAATCCATCGACGCCAGAGGCAGCTGCGGTGGTAGCTGTGGCAGTTGATGGTCTGCTGGGCGTGCGCATTTCATAG
- a CDS encoding formate--tetrahydrofolate ligase produces the protein MTKIPSDVEIAQAHKLKPIAEIADTAGVPSEALIPYGTTKAKVDITKLPDAKNPGKLVLVTGVSPTPAGEGKSTILIGLTDALNRVGKRAIVAIREPSQGPVMGIKGGAAGGGYAQIVPMEEINLHFTGDFHAIAAATNTLAALIDNHIHQGNALGINPNRVTWQRCLDVNDRSLRNVVTGLGGAANGSVAETGFTITAASEIMAILGLSTDLDNLKRRLGAITVGYTFDDKPVTANDLKAAGALTALMRDALNPNLVQTLGGAPAFVHGGPFANIAHGCNTLLATKAALNLGDIALTEAGFGSDLGGEKFVDIKARFGELNVDGAVVVATIRSQKYNGGVAQEDLQTENIDALKKGISNLERHVENIRKFGIKPVVALNLFHTDTDAEREFMRQWAEDFEVAYEEAEVFAHGGAGAEKLAQKLLDSLDGESKQLYDPSEGVEASIKTIAQEIYRAEDIQYSKRALKDLKYIKDNGWDTMPVVISKTQYSFSDDPTALGAPEGHTLHVREIIPRTGAGFIVVLTGDVMTMPGLPKVPSANNIDVDGNGQISGLF, from the coding sequence ATGACTAAGATTCCAAGTGATGTTGAGATTGCACAAGCTCACAAGCTCAAGCCAATTGCTGAAATCGCCGACACCGCAGGCGTTCCTTCTGAAGCACTAATTCCTTATGGCACCACCAAAGCCAAGGTTGATATCACCAAACTGCCAGATGCAAAGAATCCCGGAAAGCTGGTTCTGGTCACCGGCGTTTCCCCAACTCCTGCTGGTGAAGGAAAGTCCACCATTCTCATTGGTCTGACTGATGCGTTGAACCGCGTGGGCAAGCGTGCCATCGTTGCTATCCGCGAACCTTCCCAGGGCCCAGTCATGGGCATCAAGGGCGGGGCTGCCGGCGGCGGTTATGCGCAGATTGTCCCGATGGAAGAAATCAATCTGCACTTCACTGGTGATTTCCATGCGATTGCGGCTGCAACCAACACTTTGGCTGCGTTAATTGATAACCACATCCACCAGGGAAATGCCTTGGGCATCAACCCTAATCGTGTCACCTGGCAACGTTGTCTAGACGTCAATGATCGCTCTTTGCGCAATGTGGTCACTGGCCTGGGCGGTGCCGCGAATGGATCCGTGGCTGAAACTGGATTCACCATTACCGCTGCATCAGAGATCATGGCCATCCTGGGTCTTTCCACTGATTTGGACAACCTAAAGCGACGCCTTGGCGCCATCACAGTGGGCTACACCTTCGATGATAAGCCGGTAACGGCAAATGATCTGAAAGCAGCGGGTGCTCTCACAGCCTTGATGCGCGATGCGCTCAACCCAAACCTGGTTCAGACTTTGGGTGGTGCGCCAGCCTTTGTCCACGGTGGTCCTTTCGCCAATATTGCGCATGGCTGCAACACGTTGTTGGCAACCAAGGCTGCTCTTAACCTTGGTGATATCGCTCTGACCGAAGCTGGCTTCGGTTCTGACTTGGGCGGTGAGAAGTTCGTTGACATCAAGGCACGCTTCGGCGAGCTCAACGTCGATGGCGCTGTAGTAGTGGCCACCATCCGCTCCCAAAAGTACAACGGTGGTGTCGCGCAGGAAGACCTTCAGACCGAAAACATCGATGCGCTAAAGAAGGGCATTTCTAATCTTGAGCGCCACGTGGAAAATATCCGCAAGTTCGGGATCAAACCAGTTGTGGCATTGAATCTCTTCCACACTGATACCGACGCTGAGCGTGAGTTCATGCGTCAGTGGGCTGAGGATTTCGAGGTTGCTTATGAAGAGGCTGAGGTCTTCGCGCACGGCGGTGCCGGTGCTGAGAAACTAGCGCAGAAGCTACTGGATAGTCTCGATGGCGAGTCCAAGCAGCTTTATGATCCGTCTGAAGGTGTTGAAGCCTCCATCAAGACCATCGCGCAGGAAATTTACCGCGCTGAGGATATCCAATACTCCAAGCGTGCGCTGAAGGACTTGAAGTACATCAAGGACAACGGCTGGGACACCATGCCTGTGGTCATCTCCAAGACGCAGTACTCTTTCTCCGATGACCCGACGGCATTGGGCGCTCCTGAAGGCCACACCCTGCACGTGCGCGAGATCATTCCTCGCACCGGTGCCGGGTTCATCGTGGTGCTCACCGGTGATGTCATGACCATGCCTGGTCTTCCAAAGGTCCCATCTGCCAACAACATCGACGTTGATGGCAACGGACAGATTTCCGGGCTGTTCTAA
- a CDS encoding YbhB/YbcL family Raf kinase inhibitor-like protein, whose product MTTYNEPRFPGPDPYEALGNPPTFALASTDFVDGDELEEKFRAPSNISPQLEWSHLPEGTKSLAVTLLDPDAPTGAGFWHWAAFNIPADVTELPQGAGSSADLGIEGVVSLKHDGGQREYYGPQPPAGHAPHRYLFAVHALDVETLDIDPDASPTVLGFNLYFHTLGRSILWGWYEQK is encoded by the coding sequence ATGACTACCTACAACGAACCACGATTCCCAGGACCAGACCCGTACGAAGCATTGGGCAACCCACCAACTTTTGCCCTCGCATCCACAGACTTTGTCGACGGCGATGAGCTGGAGGAGAAGTTCCGTGCACCATCCAACATCTCTCCGCAGCTGGAGTGGTCGCATCTTCCGGAGGGCACAAAGTCTCTGGCTGTAACCCTGCTGGATCCAGATGCACCAACCGGTGCGGGCTTTTGGCATTGGGCAGCATTCAACATCCCCGCTGATGTCACGGAGCTGCCACAAGGTGCCGGTTCCTCGGCCGACCTTGGTATCGAAGGTGTAGTTTCTTTGAAGCATGACGGCGGCCAGCGCGAATACTACGGTCCGCAGCCACCAGCAGGCCACGCGCCACACCGCTACCTCTTTGCGGTGCACGCGCTGGATGTAGAGACCCTTGACATTGATCCTGACGCTTCACCGACGGTGTTGGGCTTCAATCTCTACTTCCACACGCTGGGTCGCTCCATTTTGTGGGGTTGGTACGAACAAAAGTAG
- a CDS encoding NHL repeat-containing protein: MYSSSGAKKFLVGAVAASSLVITACGYNPNEGSDTEVQGNATPAASPEASNPAGSVEEHAEISDIDHVGDTLAVRSGDTITFGSADSLGDPLHISPECGDLTSSAGNFFIGCGDKVYKIDPENPGEPRIIPVDVEFPVTAATELSTGELFLASDEAAEIVIYKNGDVIDDFKVEDPTDQLLAIPNRDGVDNVVRTYGADTTIQSLDWENSREGGRLRAGLGLGQATVGEDGTILVSDTVGGRLMVYTSEDVIRQHQFGPVDGSPWGVSWDEERQIAWITTTDNNLVHGFDISTGVPELVTTLDTVADAQHIEALNNGDLVIGSASGDGLQTIPATEVNDTVDNPEQS; encoded by the coding sequence GTGTATTCATCCTCTGGTGCAAAAAAGTTTTTAGTCGGCGCAGTGGCGGCATCGTCGCTGGTCATCACAGCTTGTGGTTATAACCCCAATGAAGGCAGTGACACGGAGGTGCAAGGCAACGCGACCCCGGCAGCCTCACCGGAGGCAAGCAATCCTGCTGGTAGCGTCGAAGAACACGCCGAAATTAGTGATATCGATCATGTCGGCGACACACTCGCTGTCCGTTCGGGCGACACCATCACTTTTGGTTCTGCCGATTCCCTGGGCGATCCACTTCATATCTCTCCGGAATGCGGCGATCTGACCTCTTCTGCAGGTAATTTCTTCATCGGCTGCGGTGACAAGGTCTACAAGATTGACCCTGAGAATCCTGGCGAACCGCGCATTATTCCAGTGGACGTAGAATTCCCAGTTACTGCAGCAACCGAGCTTTCCACAGGGGAGCTATTCCTGGCTTCCGACGAAGCCGCTGAGATCGTCATCTATAAAAACGGCGACGTTATTGATGATTTCAAGGTCGAGGATCCAACTGATCAGTTGTTGGCAATCCCCAACCGTGACGGCGTGGATAACGTAGTACGCACTTATGGCGCAGATACCACCATTCAGAGCTTGGACTGGGAGAACTCCCGCGAAGGCGGACGTCTTCGCGCAGGACTCGGTTTGGGTCAGGCAACGGTCGGTGAAGACGGCACCATCTTGGTCTCGGACACTGTTGGTGGCCGTTTGATGGTTTATACCTCTGAAGACGTCATCCGCCAGCACCAGTTCGGCCCAGTCGATGGCAGCCCTTGGGGTGTGAGCTGGGATGAAGAACGTCAGATTGCGTGGATTACCACCACTGACAACAACCTTGTCCACGGATTTGATATCTCCACCGGTGTGCCTGAGCTGGTCACCACCTTGGATACGGTTGCTGATGCGCAGCATATTGAAGCGCTGAACAACGGTGACTTGGTTATCGGTTCCGCATCAGGTGACGGTTTGCAAACAATTCCGGCTACGGAAGTCAATGACACCGTGGACAATCCTGAACAGTCCTAG